Proteins from a genomic interval of Chthonomonadales bacterium:
- a CDS encoding rhamnulose-1-phosphate aldolase produces the protein SVKRACDRVEYAEVAARYEYLNLTNHGLADGLSDEEIRAICASLGIEQSLF, from the coding sequence CGTCCGTGAAGCGGGCGTGCGACCGTGTGGAGTACGCCGAGGTGGCCGCGCGCTACGAGTACCTCAACCTCACGAACCACGGTCTGGCCGACGGCCTGAGCGATGAGGAGATCCGGGCGATTTGCGCCTCGCTCGGCATCGAGCAGAGCCTCTTCTAA
- a CDS encoding methionine adenosyltransferase, which yields MPEPSLFTSESVTEGHPDKLADQISDGVLDELLKQDRHSRVALETFLTRGLAVVGGELTTDAYVEIADVVRSTIVEVGYTNTDYGFDGHTTGVMLAIQKQSPDINQGVDRGTLAEQGAGDQGMMFGFACNETAELMPLPITIAHELTHQYTQARKARPELGFRPDGKSQVTIAYNGCEPLYIDTIVFSAQHDAELARDEVAARVREHVIRPVLTRYGAYDRGDIKYFINPTGKFVIGGPQGDTGVTGRKIIVDTYGGYARHGGGAFSGKDPSKVDRSAAYAARYLAKNIVASGLAARCEIQLAYAIGVPDPVSIFVDTFGTHTVPIECIVSRLRDRRVVDLRPGLIIERLGLLDPNRVSYRLTAKNGHFGHPGFPWEATDLAPRLQ from the coding sequence ATGCCTGAACCCAGTCTGTTCACCTCGGAGAGCGTGACGGAGGGGCACCCGGACAAACTTGCGGACCAGATCAGCGACGGCGTGCTGGACGAGCTGCTCAAGCAGGACCGCCACTCGCGCGTGGCGTTGGAGACCTTCCTGACCCGCGGACTCGCCGTCGTCGGTGGCGAGCTTACCACGGATGCCTACGTTGAGATCGCCGACGTCGTCCGCAGCACCATCGTCGAGGTCGGATACACGAACACCGACTATGGGTTCGATGGGCACACGACGGGCGTCATGCTCGCCATCCAGAAGCAGTCGCCCGACATCAACCAGGGCGTGGATCGCGGCACACTGGCGGAGCAGGGCGCGGGCGACCAGGGGATGATGTTCGGATTCGCCTGCAACGAGACCGCCGAGTTGATGCCGCTGCCCATTACGATCGCCCACGAGCTCACGCACCAGTACACACAGGCCCGCAAGGCGCGTCCCGAGCTCGGCTTCCGGCCGGACGGCAAGTCCCAGGTCACCATCGCCTACAACGGCTGCGAGCCGCTCTACATCGACACCATCGTCTTTTCCGCCCAACACGACGCCGAGCTCGCGCGCGACGAGGTGGCGGCCCGCGTGCGCGAGCATGTCATTCGACCGGTCCTCACGCGTTACGGCGCCTATGACCGCGGTGACATCAAGTACTTCATCAACCCGACCGGCAAGTTCGTGATCGGCGGACCGCAGGGCGACACGGGCGTGACCGGCCGCAAGATCATCGTCGACACCTACGGCGGCTACGCTCGCCACGGCGGGGGTGCGTTCTCGGGCAAGGACCCGTCCAAGGTCGACCGTTCGGCCGCCTACGCCGCGCGCTACCTCGCGAAGAACATCGTGGCGTCCGGGCTGGCGGCACGCTGCGAGATCCAACTCGCCTACGCGATCGGCGTGCCCGATCCCGTTTCGATCTTCGTCGACACGTTCGGGACTCACACGGTCCCCATCGAGTGCATCGTCAGCCGCCTGCGTGACCGCCGCGTGGTCGACCTGCGACCCGGGCTGATCATCGAGCGCCTCGGGCTACTCGACCCGAACCGCGTCTCCTACCGCCTGACCGCCAAGAACGGTCACTTCGGCCACCCGGGATTCCCGTGGGAGGCCACCGACCTGGCGCCGCGCCTCCAGTAG
- the rsfS gene encoding ribosome silencing factor — protein sequence MTSEEKMRIVVEAADARQARDMVVLDLEGLTLMTGYFLICSGTSSTHVRSISDSVVERMKRSGSGGIRVEGYEAALWVLMDYGDVVVHVMMPEQREYYDLESFWKEARRVPLDLPAAARGE from the coding sequence ATGACATCCGAAGAGAAGATGCGGATCGTGGTGGAGGCGGCGGACGCGCGCCAGGCTCGCGACATGGTGGTCCTCGACCTGGAGGGCCTCACGCTGATGACGGGCTACTTCCTCATATGCTCGGGCACGTCTTCCACGCACGTCCGCAGCATCAGCGACAGCGTCGTGGAGCGCATGAAGCGCTCGGGTTCGGGTGGGATCCGGGTGGAAGGGTATGAGGCCGCCCTCTGGGTGCTGATGGACTACGGCGACGTCGTTGTCCATGTGATGATGCCCGAGCAACGCGAGTACTACGACCTGGAATCGTTCTGGAAGGAGGCGCGCAGGGTGCCTCTGGACCTGCCCGCCGCCGCGCGGGGCGAGTGA
- a CDS encoding DUF4838 domain-containing protein, giving the protein MRILVLLLCLVCLAAGAQGSVSLAARGRALCPILLQPGATAPERYAAEELARYLGRITGAEFEVRQVDGAVPESAIVVGQGPVADRLFPDAGLAAMGREQLTMRTRPGYLLLAGGRPRGTLYAVYRFLQTRCGVRWWAPWAERVPSKAALTVPELSVTEQPAFESRDPFWFPAFNGDWAARNYSNSQSASLDEKHGGKVLYKGFVHTFYPLVPPEKYFEQHPEWYSLINGKRTHENAQLCTTNPALRDFMVQRVREWLRESPESSIISVSQNDCHGACQCPECRAIDEREGSPSGSMLALVNYIAERIEPEFPHVAVDTLAYQYTRKAPRTIKPRPNVIVRLCSIECNFAAPLEDPSNRAFAQDIRDWSRLSDRLYIWDYTTNFAHYVLPHPNWFALGPNVRFFQEHGVKGLFEQGAYQSFGSEMSELRAWLLAQLLWDPHQDDRKLIDEFLDGYYGKASARYIRQYMALLAREAKGYYMTCYSSPGAPFLRFATLSKAERLWEQAEEAAGPRADLRWRVRQGRLPVWYTWLVRWSPLRRECLKAGAEWPVPSSRKALASTWLEVATGPGPEGWAPMTRVNEGGLTPQALVAGFAEDPPEPVVAALPERLAKAAPPAGVPGAGARGCVDAQDDLARLWNEGDDSELRGDPAASDGLAIWMPGSHHEWAAQFPASSMPAAARSGRWRVYAVVRVDRAPDAPDSAPAFTAGVYDAEANAGRAQISATVEQAGGGYRAYDLGAVEMTPGCYVWLAPPANPAVRAVWVDRVYLVPER; this is encoded by the coding sequence ATGCGGATTCTTGTCTTACTGTTGTGCCTCGTGTGCCTGGCGGCTGGCGCACAGGGAAGCGTGTCCCTGGCGGCACGGGGGCGCGCTCTCTGCCCTATCCTGCTCCAGCCAGGCGCGACGGCCCCCGAGCGCTACGCCGCCGAGGAGCTGGCGCGCTACCTGGGGCGCATCACCGGCGCGGAGTTCGAGGTTCGCCAGGTCGATGGCGCGGTGCCAGAGAGCGCGATCGTCGTGGGGCAGGGTCCGGTGGCGGATCGGCTCTTCCCCGACGCCGGCCTGGCCGCGATGGGGCGCGAGCAGCTCACGATGCGCACGCGGCCGGGCTACCTGCTGTTGGCCGGCGGCCGGCCGCGAGGCACGCTGTACGCCGTGTACCGCTTCCTGCAGACTCGCTGCGGAGTGCGCTGGTGGGCGCCCTGGGCCGAGCGCGTGCCCTCGAAGGCGGCGCTGACCGTGCCCGAGCTGAGCGTGACCGAGCAGCCCGCCTTCGAGTCGCGCGACCCGTTCTGGTTCCCGGCGTTCAACGGCGACTGGGCGGCGCGCAACTACTCCAACAGCCAGAGCGCGTCTCTCGACGAGAAGCACGGCGGCAAGGTCCTCTACAAGGGCTTCGTCCACACATTCTATCCGCTCGTGCCCCCAGAGAAGTACTTCGAGCAGCATCCGGAGTGGTACAGCCTGATCAACGGCAAGCGCACTCACGAGAACGCTCAGCTCTGCACGACGAACCCCGCGTTGCGCGACTTCATGGTGCAGCGCGTGCGCGAATGGCTTCGCGAGTCGCCGGAATCGAGCATTATCTCCGTGTCGCAGAACGACTGCCACGGAGCGTGCCAGTGCCCGGAGTGTCGCGCCATCGACGAGCGCGAGGGAAGCCCGTCCGGCTCCATGCTAGCGCTCGTCAACTACATCGCGGAGCGGATCGAGCCGGAGTTCCCGCATGTGGCCGTCGATACCCTTGCCTATCAGTACACGCGCAAAGCGCCGCGGACGATCAAGCCGCGACCCAACGTGATCGTCCGGCTGTGCTCCATAGAGTGCAACTTCGCCGCGCCGCTCGAGGACCCGAGCAACCGCGCATTCGCGCAGGACATTCGCGATTGGAGCCGCCTGAGCGACCGGCTCTACATCTGGGACTACACCACGAACTTCGCGCACTACGTGTTGCCGCACCCGAACTGGTTTGCGCTCGGCCCCAACGTACGCTTCTTCCAGGAGCACGGCGTGAAGGGGCTGTTCGAGCAGGGAGCCTACCAGTCGTTCGGGTCAGAGATGTCCGAGCTGCGCGCGTGGCTGCTAGCCCAGCTCCTGTGGGACCCCCACCAGGATGACCGCAAGCTCATCGATGAGTTCCTGGACGGCTATTATGGGAAGGCATCGGCGCGCTACATTCGCCAGTACATGGCGCTACTGGCCCGCGAGGCAAAGGGCTACTACATGACCTGCTACTCCTCGCCCGGCGCGCCCTTCCTGCGCTTCGCCACGCTGAGCAAGGCCGAGCGGCTGTGGGAGCAGGCGGAGGAGGCGGCCGGCCCCCGGGCCGATCTGCGCTGGCGCGTGCGCCAGGGCCGGCTGCCGGTGTGGTACACGTGGCTGGTGCGGTGGAGCCCGCTTCGTCGCGAGTGCCTGAAGGCAGGGGCCGAGTGGCCCGTGCCGAGCTCGCGGAAGGCGCTTGCGTCGACGTGGCTTGAGGTCGCCACGGGTCCCGGACCCGAGGGCTGGGCACCAATGACCCGCGTGAACGAGGGCGGCCTGACGCCGCAGGCGCTTGTCGCCGGCTTCGCGGAGGACCCGCCCGAGCCGGTGGTCGCCGCCCTACCGGAGCGCCTCGCGAAGGCTGCTCCGCCCGCTGGGGTGCCCGGGGCCGGCGCGCGCGGGTGCGTCGACGCCCAGGACGACCTGGCCCGGCTCTGGAACGAGGGCGACGATTCCGAGCTGCGCGGCGACCCGGCCGCATCCGACGGCCTCGCCATCTGGATGCCAGGCTCCCACCACGAGTGGGCGGCGCAGTTTCCGGCCAGCTCGATGCCGGCGGCGGCCCGGAGCGGCCGGTGGCGCGTCTACGCCGTCGTTCGCGTCGATCGCGCGCCGGACGCCCCCGATTCCGCTCCTGCCTTCACGGCGGGTGTCTACGATGCGGAGGCCAATGCCGGGCGCGCGCAGATCAGCGCCACGGTGGAGCAGGCGGGCGGCGGCTATCGCGCCTACGATCTCGGCGCGGTTGAGATGACGCCGGGCTGCTACGTGTGGCTCGCCCCTCCGGCGAACCCGGCGGTCCGCGCTGTGTGGGTGGACCGCGTCTACCTGGTGCCGGAGCGATGA
- a CDS encoding Gfo/Idh/MocA family oxidoreductase: MPRNLSRRELLRSSALAAGLAAVGGVWTEGEARASRSPNERLDIACIGVGGMGASDLGSVSSENIVAMCDVDYRQATPSFMKHPKAATYEDFREMLEREAHHIDAVTVSTPDHVHAPAAVMAMKLGKHVYCQKPLAHSVSEARIMMHTARRQRVVTQMGTQGHPSYTRLVELVRAGLVGPITEVHVMTDRPIWPQGMDRPGEAQQPGGLLNWDLWLGPAEYRPYNSAYLPFVWRGWWDFGTGALGDMACHLMDGAFWALDLKYPTAVEAEGEPRLPYSAPRWSIIRYEFPARGAMPPVKLTWYDGGKRIPAELLEGEAIDGGFNGSLFVGRDGKILAPHGGDAVLLPRQRFADARLPEPTLPRSPGHYVEWIEACKTGAPTASNFDYACPLTESVLLGNVAFRAGQRIEWDARRMRATNCREAEQYVQHHYRRGWSL, encoded by the coding sequence ATGCCACGCAACCTGTCGCGGCGCGAGCTACTTCGGAGCTCCGCTCTCGCCGCCGGCCTGGCCGCCGTGGGCGGCGTCTGGACCGAAGGGGAGGCGCGCGCCTCCCGATCGCCCAACGAGAGGCTCGACATCGCCTGCATCGGAGTCGGCGGCATGGGCGCCTCCGATCTCGGCAGCGTGAGCAGCGAGAACATCGTGGCGATGTGCGACGTGGACTACCGGCAGGCCACCCCTTCCTTCATGAAGCACCCGAAGGCCGCCACGTACGAGGACTTCCGCGAGATGCTCGAGCGGGAGGCCCACCATATCGACGCCGTGACCGTTAGCACGCCCGACCACGTCCACGCGCCGGCGGCCGTGATGGCGATGAAGCTGGGCAAGCACGTCTACTGCCAGAAGCCGCTCGCGCACAGCGTCAGCGAGGCGCGGATCATGATGCACACGGCCCGCCGCCAGCGCGTGGTCACGCAGATGGGCACGCAGGGGCACCCCTCCTACACGCGGTTGGTGGAGCTCGTGCGCGCGGGCCTTGTCGGGCCGATCACCGAGGTGCATGTGATGACCGACCGCCCGATCTGGCCGCAGGGCATGGACCGGCCAGGCGAGGCGCAGCAGCCCGGCGGCCTGCTCAACTGGGACCTGTGGCTGGGCCCCGCCGAGTACCGGCCCTACAACTCGGCCTATCTACCATTCGTGTGGCGTGGCTGGTGGGACTTCGGCACCGGAGCGCTCGGCGACATGGCCTGCCACCTGATGGACGGGGCGTTCTGGGCGCTCGACCTCAAGTACCCGACGGCGGTCGAGGCCGAGGGCGAGCCGCGCCTACCCTACAGCGCTCCTCGATGGAGCATCATCCGCTACGAGTTCCCGGCGCGCGGCGCGATGCCGCCCGTGAAGCTCACCTGGTACGACGGTGGGAAGCGGATCCCCGCGGAGCTCCTCGAGGGCGAGGCCATCGACGGCGGCTTCAACGGCTCCCTGTTCGTGGGCCGCGACGGCAAGATCCTCGCCCCCCATGGCGGTGACGCGGTGCTGCTGCCCAGACAGCGCTTCGCCGACGCCAGGCTCCCGGAGCCCACGCTGCCGCGTTCGCCGGGCCACTACGTGGAGTGGATCGAGGCCTGCAAGACCGGCGCGCCCACGGCGAGCAACTTCGACTACGCCTGTCCGCTGACCGAGTCCGTGCTCCTGGGCAACGTCGCGTTCCGCGCCGGGCAGCGCATTGAGTGGGACGCGCGGCGCATGCGAGCCACCAATTGCCGCGAGGCCGAGCAGTACGTGCAGCATCACTACCGCCGGGGCTGGAGCCTGTGA
- a CDS encoding phytanoyl-CoA dioxygenase family protein yields MEVLSQEQVEGFRRDGYLRFGRVLDAAGVQGLREALARAAASAHEPGADLPPEFAYGHEAYGARSGRRAIHQYLNLWKVAPEYRAVVDHPAITGVVRDLMGARAVRIWHDQVISKPPGDNKHFQCHHDFYFWPLDRPTMITCWLALDDASVDNGCMHVVPRSHRDPRYQPASCDLSPDIQLEPAPGGRGEPGSLYDEIRTWMPDRAVPVELAAGECMFHHCLNYHMTPENRTDRQRRAFVIIYMPDGSRYNPAQSPNHPCAHYLGLEDGAPMGGPAFPICGAPES; encoded by the coding sequence ATGGAGGTGTTGAGCCAGGAGCAGGTGGAGGGGTTTCGCCGCGATGGGTACCTGCGGTTCGGTCGCGTGCTGGACGCGGCCGGCGTGCAGGGTCTGCGCGAGGCGCTGGCGCGCGCGGCCGCCTCGGCCCACGAGCCGGGCGCCGACCTTCCGCCCGAGTTTGCCTACGGCCACGAGGCCTACGGAGCGCGCTCAGGCCGGCGCGCGATTCACCAGTACCTGAACCTGTGGAAGGTGGCTCCGGAGTACCGAGCGGTGGTCGACCACCCCGCCATCACCGGCGTGGTGCGCGACCTGATGGGCGCGCGGGCCGTGCGAATCTGGCACGACCAGGTCATCTCCAAGCCGCCGGGCGACAACAAGCACTTCCAGTGCCATCACGACTTCTACTTCTGGCCCCTCGACCGGCCGACGATGATCACCTGCTGGCTGGCGCTGGACGACGCCTCGGTGGACAACGGATGCATGCACGTGGTGCCTCGCAGTCACCGCGACCCACGCTACCAACCAGCGAGCTGCGACCTTTCCCCGGACATTCAGCTGGAGCCGGCGCCCGGCGGGCGGGGCGAGCCGGGCAGCCTCTACGACGAGATACGCACGTGGATGCCGGACCGGGCCGTGCCCGTCGAGTTGGCGGCCGGCGAGTGCATGTTCCATCATTGCCTGAACTACCACATGACGCCCGAGAACCGCACCGACCGGCAGCGGCGCGCCTTCGTGATCATCTACATGCCGGACGGCTCCCGCTACAACCCGGCGCAATCGCCGAACCACCCGTGCGCGCACTACCTCGGCCTGGAGGACGGCGCGCCGATGGGCGGCCCCGCGTTCCCGATCTGCGGAGCGCCCGAATCGTAG
- a CDS encoding phytanoyl-CoA dioxygenase family protein, giving the protein MTLNTGAPIEVPRVLDDADVRQYVEHGYVVVEGLIGPDEVEELRRDTVDIARGIYPCESLQTLPAETTDEEALRSILCIHQPHYVSPVIARYLGHPRIAGVLSQVVGAHLPFWDGSVKCMQSMLFVKPPGFQGQAWHQDEIYIPTRDRSLAGGWIALDDATRQNGCLYVVPGSHRSGYLYPQRQHGQPDEFDFAPESHGFDESAEVPVEVPAGTVVFFNGHLLHRSRRNRGTGYRRVLVNHYCNAWSPLPWQVREGETPATADRRCVVPVAGVDPYAWKGYESPTRNVWLRTCKARNEELARMEG; this is encoded by the coding sequence ATGACACTCAACACCGGCGCGCCGATCGAGGTGCCCCGTGTGCTGGACGACGCAGACGTGCGCCAGTACGTGGAGCACGGCTACGTGGTCGTCGAGGGGCTGATCGGGCCCGACGAGGTGGAGGAGCTTCGGCGCGACACGGTGGACATCGCTCGCGGCATCTACCCGTGCGAGAGCCTGCAGACGCTTCCGGCCGAGACGACGGATGAGGAGGCGCTGCGCTCCATCCTCTGCATCCACCAGCCGCACTACGTGAGCCCGGTGATCGCGCGGTACCTTGGGCACCCGCGCATCGCGGGCGTGCTCAGCCAGGTCGTCGGCGCGCACCTGCCGTTCTGGGACGGCAGCGTGAAGTGCATGCAGTCGATGCTGTTCGTCAAGCCGCCCGGCTTCCAGGGCCAGGCCTGGCATCAGGACGAGATCTACATACCGACCAGGGACCGCTCGCTAGCGGGCGGCTGGATCGCGCTCGATGACGCGACGCGCCAGAACGGGTGCCTGTACGTTGTTCCCGGCTCGCACCGATCCGGCTATCTATACCCGCAGCGCCAGCACGGGCAGCCCGACGAGTTCGACTTCGCGCCGGAGAGCCACGGCTTCGACGAGTCGGCCGAGGTACCCGTGGAGGTGCCGGCGGGTACGGTCGTGTTCTTCAACGGCCACCTGTTGCATCGCTCGCGGCGCAACCGCGGGACCGGCTACCGGCGCGTCCTGGTGAATCACTACTGCAACGCGTGGTCGCCGCTGCCCTGGCAGGTGCGCGAGGGCGAGACGCCCGCGACCGCCGATCGGCGGTGCGTGGTGCCCGTCGCGGGCGTCGACCCCTATGCCTGGAAGGGCTATGAGAGCCCCACGCGGAACGTGTGGTTGCGGACGTGCAAGGCGCGCAACGAGGAGTTGGCGCGCATGGAGGGGTAG
- a CDS encoding D-aminoacylase has protein sequence MFDLLIRGGRVVDGTGAPGFDADVAVRDGRIAAVERLPATAGASDTVDAVGMVVAPGFIDIHTHADIALLTHPEHLPKVMQGVTTEVFSNCGLGFAPVTPEALGMQRAHLGALFGDDAGADWPWRSVGDLLARYEEQGIGTNAAYLIPHGAVRVSAMGMAARPATHDERAQMLRLVEEGMADGAWGLSTGLWYAPMCHADRAETVALCRAAGFFATHQRDYGAGLFAATEETVAISEEAGAPVQLSHLQLSGEAARGRSADILTLLDGHRARGVDITWDSYPYGAGATLVGAILPAWASDGGPAATLGRLADPGVRARIAAEVNDCGRDWAATVLLSARTPANRALRGLSFAAIAQRLDLTPGQWVVRLLREEGMQACYLVHQMDDAEVDAIQRHPAQMVGSDGLHLPGGGHPRLWGTFARVLGSCARERRVVCLEEAVRKMTGAPAARLGLGGRGVLRRGAAADLVVFDPVGVADTATYEQPESPPSGIPHVWVNGVAVKRAGSATGALPGRVLRRA, from the coding sequence GTGTTTGACCTGCTGATTCGTGGTGGGCGGGTGGTGGATGGCACTGGCGCGCCGGGCTTCGACGCCGACGTGGCGGTGCGCGATGGCAGAATCGCCGCCGTCGAGCGCCTTCCGGCGACTGCGGGCGCCAGCGACACCGTGGACGCGGTGGGCATGGTGGTGGCGCCCGGCTTCATCGACATCCACACCCACGCCGACATCGCGCTCCTGACGCACCCCGAGCACCTTCCGAAGGTGATGCAAGGCGTCACCACCGAGGTGTTCTCCAACTGCGGCCTCGGCTTCGCTCCGGTGACACCCGAGGCGCTCGGCATGCAGCGGGCCCATCTTGGCGCGCTGTTCGGCGACGACGCGGGCGCCGACTGGCCGTGGCGCTCCGTGGGCGATCTGCTCGCTCGTTACGAGGAGCAAGGAATCGGCACGAACGCGGCCTACCTGATCCCGCACGGAGCCGTCCGTGTCTCCGCGATGGGCATGGCCGCCCGTCCCGCGACGCACGACGAGCGCGCGCAAATGCTGCGGCTGGTGGAGGAGGGCATGGCCGATGGGGCCTGGGGGCTCTCCACCGGCCTGTGGTACGCGCCGATGTGCCACGCCGACCGCGCCGAGACCGTCGCGCTCTGCCGGGCGGCCGGCTTCTTCGCCACGCACCAGCGCGACTACGGCGCGGGCCTCTTCGCCGCCACCGAGGAGACGGTCGCCATATCGGAGGAGGCTGGGGCGCCGGTGCAGTTGTCGCACCTGCAACTCAGCGGCGAGGCCGCGCGCGGCCGGTCGGCCGACATCCTCACGCTCCTCGACGGGCACCGTGCGCGTGGCGTTGACATCACGTGGGATTCCTATCCCTACGGCGCTGGCGCCACGCTCGTCGGCGCGATCCTGCCCGCGTGGGCGAGCGACGGCGGACCCGCGGCGACGCTCGGGCGTCTGGCCGATCCGGGAGTGCGCGCCCGCATCGCTGCGGAAGTGAACGACTGCGGGCGCGACTGGGCGGCGACGGTGCTCCTGAGCGCGCGGACACCGGCCAATCGTGCCCTGCGGGGTCTCTCCTTCGCCGCGATCGCGCAACGGCTCGACCTCACGCCGGGCCAATGGGTTGTCCGCCTCCTGCGGGAGGAGGGGATGCAGGCCTGCTACCTGGTGCACCAGATGGACGACGCCGAGGTGGACGCCATCCAGCGGCATCCCGCGCAGATGGTCGGTAGCGACGGTCTGCACCTGCCTGGCGGAGGGCATCCCCGGCTCTGGGGCACCTTCGCGCGGGTACTCGGGTCGTGCGCGCGTGAGAGGCGCGTGGTCTGCCTGGAGGAAGCGGTGAGGAAGATGACGGGGGCGCCCGCGGCGCGGCTCGGGCTGGGCGGCCGCGGCGTTCTGCGTCGGGGCGCTGCCGCGGACCTGGTCGTCTTCGATCCCGTGGGCGTCGCGGACACCGCCACGTACGAGCAGCCGGAGTCGCCGCCAAGCGGGATCCCGCACGTCTGGGTCAACGGGGTAGCCGTGAAGCGCGCCGGATCCGCCACCGGCGCGCTGCCGGGCCGCGTTCTGCGAAGGGCGTAG